The DNA window AAGGAGGAAATGGGGGACAGAAGACGGGCTGCGGCCCGCCTTCTTTTTGTATTCGTCGTTCTCGATCGAAGAGAGGGAACCCGTTGTTTCTCGCAGTCATCCTCGCTTACGCGAGTAACCGTTAAAATGTATGTCGCCATGCCTGTATAGGCTTATGTCATCCTCGCGCAGGCGAGGATCCATTATTTCTCGTTTTACCGTTTTGTATTGAGAGCAAATACTTTGTTTGTATTATTGAAAATTCTAAAATTTTTATCAATTATTGAATTTTGTATAATTTTAACTAAAAACGCTAAAAATTTATGGTGAAGTATTGACTTTTTGAAATTTTGAATTTATATTTGAATTTGAAAACGGCACGGACCGTAAAGTCGAGATGCTGTTTGTGCTAGGAGGAAACAATGAAAGATGTACTAGAATACACTAGTTATCGTCAGTATATTGCGGACTATTACGCTGAGAAAAAGGCGAAGTCTGCGTTTACTTGGCAAGAATTCACGCGGGCGGCAGGCTTCTCCTCGCCGGTTCATCTTAAATATGCAAGTGAAGGCCGCTTGAACTTGAGCGATGCGGCTGCATTGCGTGTGGCGCAGGCCATGCATCTTGTCGATTTTGAACAGGAATATTTTTGCGAGATGGTCAAGTTTGACAACGCGAAAACAGATGCCGAAAAGAAGGCCGCGTTTAGCAAAATGCTTTCCATCGCTGATGCGCATAAGGCGAAAATCATTGAGGGCGATTCGTTCCGCTATTTTGAAAGCTGGAAAAATCCAGTGCTCCGTGAACTTGCTCCAGCGATGCCTGGCGCAAAACCTCTTACGCTTGCAAAAACATGTCGCCCGGCAATTACTGCAGCTGAGGTTAGCGAGACTTTGAATTTTTTGGTCAAGGCGGGATTACTCAAAAAGGACGAAGAAGGACGCTACGTGCAAACGGACACCTTTGTGACGACGGGGCCAATGGAAGTGACTCCTGTAGCTGTTCGCGGAATGCACCGCCAAATGGGCGAGTTTGCGGTAGATGCCGTTGAAGGCGTTGCTCAGGATGAACGCCATTTCTCTGGCCTTACGATGGGCCTTACGCATAAAGCGTATGATGAAATCGTTCAAGAACTCGATGCGTGCCGCAAACGCATTGCCACAATTGCGACAAGGGATGCTGAAGTCGATGACGTGTATCGCTTGAATTTTCAGCTTTTCCCGCTTACAAATAAAAGCTTAAATAAAAAGGTCTAGGAGGAAACTATGAATTATTTAAAAATTAGCGGACAGCTTGTCTGCAAAATGTTGGTGCTGCTTGCTTTTGCATTTGCGGCTTGTTCCGATAATCAGGTTTCGGGCGGTGTTACCGAAGAAACACGAGTTTATGCATTGTCTGGCCGAGTGGGCGATGTGTGTCCAAAACTGCTGAAGGTTGCGGATTCGTCGGGTGTGTACGTTGATACTGTAAAATATGAGGGCTCAGTGTTTGCCGAAAAAGGATCGATTATAACCGTTTATGAATTGGATTCTTTGACTCTCGATACGACAGGTCGTTTTTTTGTAGATACAGTGGATAACGATAGTGGCCACTTTGAGTTTAAAGAAATGAATCTAAGAAGCCCTTATGTATTAATTGGAGAGCAAGTTAGCTCTCCTGATGTCCGCGATAAACGAGGTACTATAGTTTATACGTATTATAACTACAGTGCGATAGTAGATTTGCGGAATGTGAAAAACGTAAGTATTAGCACTTTGACGACGATGAAAGTTCCACTTTTACAAAAATATTTTGCAGAAGGAAATTCTTTTGCTCAAGCAAGTAAAATGGCTGAGCGTGAAATTCTTGAAGAGTTCGGCGTGTACGAGGATCTTGGTGCATTTGAAAAAATGAATGAGGATGGTTCAGAATTGCCTTATGTTAATACAATGGCTCGTTTAAGTGAATCAGATATACGCTCGGAATTGAACTTTGAAACCCAGCTCTATTATTCTTCGCCAAAGGCGTTTTCTAATCGAAAATCTGCTGTGGAACAATTTTATTTAAATTCCATGAAGATGATAAAGTATATGGTAAATTACTTGGCTAATAAAGATGGTTTAGGTCGATGTGATGAGGCGCATGAAAATGTTTCTGGGGATGTTGGAGCTGCTAATACAAGGCTTATTACTATCGTATGTCGTTCTGGAAGTTGGACTCTTGGATTTAAAACGGTTGCTCATACGAAAGGGACAATGACGGATGAGCGAGATGGAAAGATTTATAAGACGGTGACGTATAATTGGGGTGACGTTTCTCAGACTTGGATGGCTGAAAACCTGAGTTTCACGGATACGACGTCATCGTTGATTGACAGCGCGTTGAAATCGAATTTGTCAGGGAGAATATCTTGTTTTTTGCCTGGGTATGGTTGGGAATGGTTTGAACAATATGAATCGGGTTGCGATCCGGATGATTATGTGTATCAGTGGAAAGCCGCTATGAATATTGGCGATGGTGATGTGAATGTTTATTCCATCGATTCTTTGGGCGATACCACATTTGTTGACAAGGCGTATTTGGATTCTCTCGAGCATTCTTATGATTGGACCTCGACCTATTTTGATTGGACCTGGAACTATGATGATTTTGTAATTTCCTCGAATAGGAACTCTTACCAGGGGGTTTGTCCGGATGGCTGGAGGATTCCGACGGCTGCTGATTGGATGACCTTGCTGCAAAATTTGGGCAATGAATATGATGTTGATTATGAATACGTTGTTCCAACCCTATATGATGAAACGGCGACTGGCTTTGGATTGAATGCGCATGCTAAAGCTTGGTTTGATGAAACCTTGCAAATTGTTCGATTCCAATATAATGGTTTCTCTAATGCTTTTGTGATAGTCGATAAGCCGTTGTATATCGCTGAATTCTTTGATCGGTGGAGTCCTCGTTGTGGCTTTGGAATTTATTCTTGTGGTGTTGTTGACCATACCTTTATTTTTGGGTATTGGAATTTGCACTTGATTGATGATGATTACCATAGGTCGACAACAAAAACCGCTTTTGTCCGTTGCATCAAAAACTAAACTGTTTAAAATCGCATAAAAATTATTTGTTAGGAGGAAAAGGGAAGACGGGCTGCGGCCCGCCTTCTTTTCTTGTTATTCCCGGCTTGACTGAAAAACTCTCGTTATACAAGATATCCCTTGTCATTCTCGCCTTGACAGGGAATCTCCTCATTTAAATATTGTATCTTTAATCTATCTTGCATGAAAAATGCATAAAAAGGATTTGCTATGAAACCTGGGAAGACTGAACTCCGTTTGAATGCAGAAATCGAGAAA is part of the Fibrobacter succinogenes genome and encodes:
- a CDS encoding FISUMP domain-containing protein — protein: MNYLKISGQLVCKMLVLLAFAFAACSDNQVSGGVTEETRVYALSGRVGDVCPKLLKVADSSGVYVDTVKYEGSVFAEKGSIITVYELDSLTLDTTGRFFVDTVDNDSGHFEFKEMNLRSPYVLIGEQVSSPDVRDKRGTIVYTYYNYSAIVDLRNVKNVSISTLTTMKVPLLQKYFAEGNSFAQASKMAEREILEEFGVYEDLGAFEKMNEDGSELPYVNTMARLSESDIRSELNFETQLYYSSPKAFSNRKSAVEQFYLNSMKMIKYMVNYLANKDGLGRCDEAHENVSGDVGAANTRLITIVCRSGSWTLGFKTVAHTKGTMTDERDGKIYKTVTYNWGDVSQTWMAENLSFTDTTSSLIDSALKSNLSGRISCFLPGYGWEWFEQYESGCDPDDYVYQWKAAMNIGDGDVNVYSIDSLGDTTFVDKAYLDSLEHSYDWTSTYFDWTWNYDDFVISSNRNSYQGVCPDGWRIPTAADWMTLLQNLGNEYDVDYEYVVPTLYDETATGFGLNAHAKAWFDETLQIVRFQYNGFSNAFVIVDKPLYIAEFFDRWSPRCGFGIYSCGVVDHTFIFGYWNLHLIDDDYHRSTTKTAFVRCIKN
- a CDS encoding TIGR02147 family protein, translated to MKDVLEYTSYRQYIADYYAEKKAKSAFTWQEFTRAAGFSSPVHLKYASEGRLNLSDAAALRVAQAMHLVDFEQEYFCEMVKFDNAKTDAEKKAAFSKMLSIADAHKAKIIEGDSFRYFESWKNPVLRELAPAMPGAKPLTLAKTCRPAITAAEVSETLNFLVKAGLLKKDEEGRYVQTDTFVTTGPMEVTPVAVRGMHRQMGEFAVDAVEGVAQDERHFSGLTMGLTHKAYDEIVQELDACRKRIATIATRDAEVDDVYRLNFQLFPLTNKSLNKKV